The Gammaproteobacteria bacterium nucleotide sequence TCGTCTCCCAGGGCCAGGCTATATTCATATTCACGGATCAACTTGGTGGTCTGTAGCGCCTTCTTATCCGTCGTCTGCATATCCATAATCACCAGCTCATAGGGGCGTTTCTTCAACGCATCCAGCGCCGCTTCGCTATTGGTGGCAATATCACCATACACCCCCATGCGCGAGAGAAAACCGGCCAGAATCTTTTGATTGGTAAAATTGCTCTCGACGATTAACACGGTATGACCTGCCGGCTTGGCTTCACGCAGGCTGTGTTTGGTGACCATAGTCGCCTGATCTAATGCCTCCATGCCGCCGGCGATCTGCATCAAGCTATCTTGTAGCTGGGAACGGCTAATAGGTTTACTCAAATAGGCTTTGACGCCAAGTTCACGGGCAGTTTGCCCGTCGCCAGGTGAGCCTTTCGCTGTCAGCACTATGATGTTAACCGACGCTGTGTCTTCGTTGGCAGTGAGGGCGCGGACCAGATCAAATGCCTTGTTTGCAGAAGAGCTGAGAGAGATATCGATAATGCAAAAACCTACCGGGCCTTTTGCGCTAATCATCTGACTCAACAATGTGGACGCTTTGGCAAAATCACCTGTTGAGTCGCAAACCATTCCCCACTTTTCCAGCACGCTACTGATCGTCTTGCGATTTCCTTCCACTTCGCCAACAAGAAAAACCTGATGTCCATCAAGTGAGGAGCTGGGAATTTGTGCCGCGTGTGTATGCGCAAGCACATAAGGAATTTCAAACCAGAACGTCATACCCCCATTGCCATTTTCATCTGCGCCGATCTTTCCTTGCATAAGCGAGACAATTTTCTTCGACAGATTCATGCCCAGACTGGTGGTGTTGTACTTTTCATCCGCGACAACAAAACTGCTATCCGGCTCCTCAACAAAAGCCTTTTGCAGTTCAGTGTCCAAACCGCGGCCGGAATCATTGATCTCAAACCGAAGCTGTATCTGTTCTTTCTCTGCCCTGGCAAGCGAGGCGCTCAACACAATATCGCCATGATCGGTAAATTTGATCGCCTGACTGGTCAGATTGATTAACACCTGTCGCAGACGTGTCGGATCGCCAGTGACGCGCTCGGGAACTTGAGAACTGATAAGACTGGTAAGCTCCAGACCTTTCTTATAGGCCTCGATGGACAACATCTCTACAACGTCTTTTATCGTACCGCGCAAATCAAAATCGATATTGTCCAACTTTAATTCATTGGCTTTGAAACGCGAATAATCCACCAGCTCGTTGAGTAATTCCAGGCCCCATTCACCAGAGCGATAGGCCAGTTCAATGTATTCGATTTGGCGACTGCTCACCTTGGATTCGCGCAGCAGTGACAACATGCCTAATATGCTGTTAACCGGAATGCGTATCTCGTTGCTAATCGTCGCCAGCTCACGGGCATTAATCGTGTTTGAGCTGGTTTTTTTGGGCGTGATCTTCGGTAAAGACAAGCCCTTTTCCGGCTCGGGTGTGGCGGCAACATCATGGCTTTCGCGTCGACGCCCCTTTAGCAACATGGCAAGCAAGAATGCCGTCAGCCCAACCAGCACACCTTTAAAAAGGAATTGTTGTTGAATGAGAGCATTGACCCGACCCACCTCAAAAGCGACCAATACCTGTACATTGAGCGAATTGTCTTTGAACGTTCCCCACAGACTGCCGCTATTATTGACGACGGTGTTTTCCATATCCTGATCGTCGAAGATTTCCAGAACCCGGATTAACTCCGGTTGCTCGACATTTGCGCCCGCGCCACCGAGTTGCTTTTCAATCACAACTTCGCGTTTGTCGTTGACGAAATAAATACTGTGAAAATTGTCGTTCAACTGTCTACCCAGATAAGTCAGCAAATCCTGGGTATTGATTTCCATAATCAGCACGCCAATGACGATGCCACTCGATGCGATATTGATGTTGAGGGTTAAACGTTTTGCCTCGTCAAACTGGCTGACGCCGGGCAATATCTGAAATGGCCGATAGGCCATGATGCGTCGAAACTCGGGATCGCTGGACAAAT carries:
- a CDS encoding response regulator: MRFLGILLLLAVSLGVLFLLERQAIYEQVRSDVAKSIVLEKESLSRRTNDWKNGLMGLSRVDAIRRLVTAIDDNQSTLASRRALEQTFTEFLNNQENQIYSLRLIDRFGKELVVVREMQVQDDFIDLSSDPEFRRIMAYRPFQILPGVSQFDEAKRLTLNINIASSGIVIGVLIMEINTQDLLTYLGRQLNDNFHSIYFVNDKREVVIEKQLGGAGANVEQPELIRVLEIFDDQDMENTVVNNSGSLWGTFKDNSLNVQVLVAFEVGRVNALIQQQFLFKGVLVGLTAFLLAMLLKGRRRESHDVAATPEPEKGLSLPKITPKKTSSNTINARELATISNEIRIPVNSILGMLSLLRESKVSSRQIEYIELAYRSGEWGLELLNELVDYSRFKANELKLDNIDFDLRGTIKDVVEMLSIEAYKKGLELTSLISSQVPERVTGDPTRLRQVLINLTSQAIKFTDHGDIVLSASLARAEKEQIQLRFEINDSGRGLDTELQKAFVEEPDSSFVVADEKYNTTSLGMNLSKKIVSLMQGKIGADENGNGGMTFWFEIPYVLAHTHAAQIPSSSLDGHQVFLVGEVEGNRKTISSVLEKWGMVCDSTGDFAKASTLLSQMISAKGPVGFCIIDISLSSSANKAFDLVRALTANEDTASVNIIVLTAKGSPGDGQTARELGVKAYLSKPISRSQLQDSLMQIAGGMEALDQATMVTKHSLREAKPAGHTVLIVESNFTNQKILAGFLSRMGVYGDIATNSEAALDALKKRPYELVIMDMQTTDKKALQTTKLIREYEYSLALGDDQSLERAIRTPVIAMSTSFQDDEREECLRVGMDGFLKKPVNMKSMEELLAKWGIIEAGINHS